From one Halosimplex rubrum genomic stretch:
- a CDS encoding amino acid permease: MSDEDLAKDLGPLAALTIGVGTMIGAGIFVLPGVAIENAGSLAIAAFVLGGVIALFTAMSASELGTAMPRSGGAYFYVNHALGPLFGSIAGWANWLGLAFASAFYMYGFGDYMSQIIGIEGTFGVGPVQITAVKLIALAGAAFFTMVNYVGAKETGKLQNVIVVLLVAILTVFTIFGSLQADPANLPSSEGYGPMMATTGLIFVSYLGFVQITSVAEEIKNPGKNLPRAVIGSVLIVTTIYALVLLIMSAAVPKGFVAEVSLAGETAVVEVGRQIQGTIMAGALLFGGLLATASSANASILASSRINFAMGRDNIVTPKLNEIHDRFATPYRAIGITGLLILVFIVTADLELLSSIGSALHLIIYGLLNIALIVMRTADPDEYQPDYTVPLYPIVPILGTVSSFALLYFIVDAAKIISAVLVVGAILWYVFYARTRTEKQGILSQYILERSDEMPEPAVSAAAGVAPDGGDYRVMVPLANPEHEEELITLASALAKAKGGTVVATHIVTVPDQTSLASARDSADDIDATSEALLDRAQANAETFGVPVETHTILSHRGFEQIFDAARTHDADQVVMGWGPDAHGSPGRAESAFDEMAGDLPADFLVLRDRGLDTERVLVPTAGGPDSDLSAEIATVLRREFGSEVTLLYVADEGESAAGADFLAGWAGDHDLGDADMRVETGDVETAIEAAADDATLVILGASEQGLLQRLVGGSVVMDVVEDVDCSVLLAEKRTERSLRERLFG; encoded by the coding sequence GTGAGTGACGAGGACCTGGCCAAGGACCTGGGGCCGCTCGCGGCACTGACCATCGGCGTCGGGACGATGATCGGCGCCGGGATCTTCGTCCTCCCGGGTGTCGCCATCGAAAACGCCGGGAGTCTCGCTATCGCCGCGTTCGTCCTCGGCGGTGTCATCGCGCTGTTCACGGCGATGTCCGCCAGCGAACTCGGGACGGCGATGCCCCGCTCGGGCGGCGCGTACTTCTACGTCAACCACGCCCTGGGCCCGCTGTTCGGCTCGATCGCCGGCTGGGCGAACTGGCTCGGGCTCGCCTTCGCGAGCGCCTTCTACATGTACGGGTTCGGCGACTACATGAGCCAGATAATCGGGATCGAGGGCACGTTCGGCGTCGGCCCGGTCCAGATAACCGCGGTCAAGCTCATCGCGCTGGCCGGCGCCGCCTTCTTCACGATGGTCAACTACGTCGGCGCCAAGGAGACCGGCAAGCTCCAGAACGTCATCGTCGTCCTCCTCGTCGCCATCCTCACCGTCTTCACCATCTTCGGGTCGCTGCAGGCCGACCCCGCGAACCTCCCGTCGAGCGAGGGGTACGGGCCGATGATGGCTACGACGGGCCTGATCTTCGTCTCCTATCTGGGCTTCGTCCAGATCACGAGCGTCGCCGAGGAGATCAAGAACCCGGGGAAGAACCTCCCTCGGGCCGTCATCGGGAGCGTCCTCATCGTGACGACCATCTACGCGCTCGTCCTGCTCATCATGAGCGCGGCCGTCCCGAAGGGGTTCGTCGCCGAGGTGTCGCTCGCGGGGGAGACCGCCGTCGTCGAGGTGGGTCGCCAGATCCAGGGGACGATCATGGCCGGCGCGCTGCTGTTCGGCGGCCTGCTCGCGACCGCGTCGTCGGCCAACGCCTCGATCCTCGCCTCCTCGCGGATCAACTTCGCGATGGGCCGGGACAACATCGTCACGCCGAAGCTCAACGAGATCCACGACCGGTTCGCGACGCCGTACCGCGCCATCGGGATCACCGGGCTGCTCATCCTCGTCTTCATCGTCACCGCGGACCTCGAACTGCTCTCCTCTATCGGCTCGGCCCTGCACCTGATCATCTACGGGCTGCTCAACATCGCCCTCATTGTCATGCGGACGGCCGACCCCGACGAGTACCAGCCCGACTACACCGTCCCGCTGTACCCCATCGTCCCGATCCTCGGGACCGTCTCCTCGTTCGCGCTCCTGTATTTCATCGTCGACGCGGCGAAGATCATCAGCGCCGTCCTCGTCGTCGGCGCGATACTGTGGTACGTCTTCTACGCCCGGACGCGCACCGAGAAACAGGGCATCCTCTCGCAGTACATCCTCGAACGCTCCGACGAGATGCCCGAGCCCGCCGTCTCGGCCGCGGCCGGCGTCGCCCCCGACGGCGGCGACTACCGCGTGATGGTCCCGCTCGCCAACCCCGAACACGAGGAGGAACTGATCACGCTCGCCAGCGCGCTGGCGAAAGCCAAGGGCGGGACGGTCGTCGCCACGCATATCGTCACCGTCCCCGACCAGACGTCGCTGGCGAGCGCCCGCGACAGCGCCGACGACATCGACGCTACCTCCGAAGCACTGCTCGACCGCGCCCAGGCGAACGCCGAGACCTTCGGCGTCCCCGTCGAGACCCACACCATCCTCTCCCACCGCGGCTTCGAACAGATCTTCGACGCCGCCCGAACCCACGACGCCGACCAGGTCGTCATGGGCTGGGGGCCGGACGCCCACGGCTCGCCCGGTCGCGCCGAGTCGGCCTTCGACGAGATGGCCGGGGACCTCCCCGCCGACTTCCTCGTCCTGCGCGACCGCGGCCTCGACACCGAGCGCGTGCTCGTCCCCACCGCCGGCGGCCCCGACTCCGACCTGTCCGCCGAGATCGCCACGGTCCTCCGCCGGGAGTTCGGCTCGGAGGTGACGTTGCTGTACGTCGCCGACGAGGGCGAGAGCGCCGCTGGCGCGGACTTCCTCGCCGGCTGGGCCGGCGACCACGACCTCGGCGACGCGGACATGCGCGTCGAGACCGGCGACGTGGAGACCGCGATCGAAGCGGCGGCCGACGACGCCACGCTCGTGATCCTCGGCGCCAGCGAGCAGGGGCTGCTCCAGCGGCTCGTCGGCGGGTCGGTCGTCATGGACGTGGTCGAGGATGTCGACTGTTCGGTCCTCCTCGCCGAGAAGCGCACCGAGCGGTCGCTCCGGGAGCGCCTGTTCGGCTGA
- a CDS encoding Lrp/AsnC family transcriptional regulator gives MTDRFDEIDRRIVYMLAEEARHTSAPDIAAEVDVSPATIRNRIRRLEAEGVIEGYHAQIDYEKLGGRLTNLFLCTASATDRKRFAQRVLDIPGVVNVREIMTGDEDLHVTVVGRDMADIRRISREIAAIGVHIDDEDLLHREHFQPYEPFGSDGDDPAKPVTGIADISEDADVVEVQVGADAPIVGKTLENAASEGLLDRDVLVVSLDSDEGEDGVTPDGTTAVSGGETVTLFSRTGLAEETLRVFTGR, from the coding sequence ATGACAGACCGGTTCGACGAGATCGACAGGCGCATCGTCTACATGCTCGCGGAAGAGGCGCGACACACGTCGGCGCCGGACATCGCGGCGGAGGTCGACGTCTCCCCGGCGACGATACGGAACCGGATCCGCCGTCTCGAAGCGGAGGGCGTGATCGAGGGGTACCACGCCCAGATCGACTACGAGAAGCTCGGCGGTCGGCTGACGAACCTGTTCCTGTGTACCGCGTCGGCGACCGACCGCAAGCGCTTCGCTCAGCGGGTGCTCGACATCCCCGGCGTTGTCAACGTCCGGGAGATCATGACCGGCGACGAGGACCTCCACGTGACCGTCGTCGGACGGGACATGGCCGACATCAGGCGCATCTCGCGCGAGATCGCCGCGATCGGGGTTCACATCGACGACGAGGACCTGCTGCACCGCGAGCACTTCCAGCCCTACGAGCCGTTCGGCTCCGACGGCGACGATCCCGCGAAGCCGGTGACGGGCATCGCCGACATCAGCGAGGACGCGGACGTGGTCGAGGTTCAGGTCGGTGCGGACGCGCCCATCGTCGGGAAGACGCTGGAGAACGCGGCGAGCGAGGGGCTGCTGGACCGGGACGTGCTCGTCGTGTCGCTCGACAGCGACGAGGGCGAGGACGGGGTGACACCGGACGGGACGACGGCCGTCTCCGGCGGCGAGACGGTGACGCTGTTCTCCAGGACTGGTCTCGCCGAGGAGACGCTCCGCGTGTTCACGGGGCGATAG
- the trkA gene encoding Trk system potassium transporter TrkA, which yields MRVVIVGAGEVGSTIAESLAQSHDVVVIDIDSDRVESLTYSLDVLPIEGDGSDIDTLEEAGVADADMVIASTDDDETNIVACGAANVVSDAFTIARVKSPKYLTAWQRARGAFGVDFMVCSDLLTAEAIVGLAGLPTAQDVDMFADGLVQMTEFEIPAESPVADQTVAEADRFDSLTFAAIIRDDEVVIPRGDTRIEAGDEVVAIGSPESIRAFSSEIAPEERGPEDVVIVGGGEIGYQTARLLEERGFSPRLVEQDEDRARWLAEKLPSTTVLNSDATDQDLLDRENVGMADVIVAALENDQQNLLATLLAKRKGTDRAITVVNTGDFTELFEAVGVDVAVSPRKATAEEITRFTRARRAENVAIIEGDRAEVLELEVDADSVLVDRSIRDVAADIPEGVVIGAITRGDEHITPRGDTIVREGDHVVVFVDTEVLDEVTEKL from the coding sequence ATGCGCGTAGTCATCGTCGGCGCGGGCGAGGTCGGCTCGACGATCGCCGAGAGCCTCGCCCAGTCCCACGACGTGGTCGTGATCGACATCGATAGCGACCGCGTCGAGTCGCTGACCTACTCGCTGGACGTGCTCCCTATCGAGGGCGACGGGAGCGACATCGACACGCTCGAAGAGGCCGGCGTGGCCGACGCGGACATGGTGATCGCCAGCACCGACGACGACGAGACCAACATCGTCGCCTGCGGCGCCGCGAACGTCGTCAGCGACGCGTTCACGATCGCTCGCGTCAAGAGCCCCAAGTACCTCACCGCCTGGCAGCGCGCCCGCGGGGCCTTCGGCGTCGACTTCATGGTCTGTTCGGACCTGCTCACCGCGGAGGCCATCGTCGGACTCGCCGGGCTCCCGACGGCCCAAGACGTGGACATGTTCGCCGACGGCCTCGTCCAGATGACGGAGTTCGAGATTCCCGCCGAGAGCCCGGTCGCCGACCAGACCGTCGCCGAGGCCGACCGTTTCGACTCGCTGACGTTCGCGGCGATCATCCGCGACGACGAGGTGGTGATCCCCCGCGGGGACACCCGGATCGAGGCCGGCGACGAGGTCGTCGCCATCGGCAGCCCCGAGAGCATCCGCGCGTTCAGCTCCGAGATCGCCCCCGAGGAGCGGGGTCCCGAGGACGTGGTCATCGTCGGCGGCGGCGAGATCGGGTACCAGACCGCGCGGTTACTCGAAGAGCGCGGGTTCTCCCCGCGGCTCGTCGAACAGGACGAGGACCGCGCCCGGTGGCTCGCCGAGAAGCTGCCGAGTACGACCGTGCTGAACAGCGACGCGACCGACCAGGACCTGCTCGACCGGGAGAACGTCGGGATGGCGGACGTGATCGTCGCCGCCCTGGAGAACGACCAGCAGAACCTGCTCGCGACGCTGCTCGCCAAGCGGAAGGGCACCGACCGGGCGATCACCGTGGTGAACACGGGCGATTTCACCGAGCTGTTCGAGGCGGTCGGCGTCGACGTGGCCGTCAGCCCGCGGAAGGCGACCGCCGAGGAGATCACCCGGTTCACCCGCGCCCGGCGCGCGGAGAACGTCGCGATCATCGAGGGCGACAGGGCCGAAGTGCTCGAATTGGAGGTCGACGCCGACAGCGTCCTCGTCGACCGGTCGATCCGCGACGTGGCCGCCGACATCCCCGAGGGGGTCGTCATCGGCGCGATCACGCGCGGTGACGAGCACATCACGCCCCGTGGTGATACGATCGTCCGCGAGGGCGACCACGTCGTCGTCTTCGTCGACACCGAGGTACTGGACGAAGTGACCGAGAAGCTGTGA
- a CDS encoding TrkH family potassium uptake protein — protein MAVATDRYVDYRLSLSLVGTVVKYLAAAPLFPVLVAVYYGESVLPFVATSAVMVAVGLALEQLSEGGDLGHREAFLLVSLSWLVIPILGTVPYLVAGNGTVAGPVNALFESMSGFTTTGSTVMGEISFERHSHALLMWRQLSQWLGGMGILVLMVAILPELSVGGAQIMNEEAPGLSIEKLTPRIQETARALWKIYVGLTVLAALVYFGLDAVGLGTNMGVYNAVAHALTTLPTGGFSPEGRSVEAFSPAIQWAVVPFMVVAGTNFALFWYALDGRVSKLTDNAEFRSYLAVMGLVTAAITALLFSGLGIASASPNVGTIPGNLENSLRQATFQVAAIVTTTGYASMDFNNWHPVAQTVLLFAFFLGGSAGSAAGSIKIVRWVLVRKAMARSLFTSVHPEAVKPVRVGDDAVAEETLRDVFVFIMIFLTLFVVSTVLLYVDSLFVERMDLTGLEAMSVAIATLGNVGPGFGAVGPMGNFELFSDPAKLYMVFLMWIGRLEILSVLVILTPAYWRS, from the coding sequence ATGGCGGTGGCCACCGATCGGTACGTCGACTATCGGCTCAGCCTCTCGCTGGTCGGGACGGTCGTCAAGTACCTGGCGGCCGCCCCGCTGTTTCCCGTACTCGTCGCCGTCTACTACGGCGAGAGCGTCCTCCCGTTCGTCGCGACCAGTGCGGTCATGGTCGCGGTCGGCCTCGCCCTCGAACAGCTCTCCGAGGGGGGTGACCTGGGGCACCGTGAGGCGTTCCTGCTGGTGAGCCTCTCCTGGCTCGTGATCCCGATTCTCGGGACGGTCCCCTACCTCGTCGCCGGGAACGGGACCGTGGCCGGCCCCGTCAACGCCCTCTTCGAGTCGATGAGCGGGTTCACGACCACCGGGTCCACGGTCATGGGGGAAATATCGTTCGAACGTCACTCCCACGCACTGTTGATGTGGCGCCAGCTCTCCCAGTGGCTCGGCGGGATGGGCATCCTCGTCCTCATGGTCGCGATCCTCCCCGAGCTCTCCGTCGGTGGCGCCCAGATCATGAACGAGGAGGCACCCGGCCTCTCCATCGAGAAGCTCACGCCCCGGATCCAGGAGACCGCCCGCGCGCTCTGGAAGATCTACGTCGGACTCACCGTCCTGGCGGCGCTGGTGTACTTCGGCCTCGACGCCGTCGGGCTGGGCACGAACATGGGCGTCTACAACGCCGTTGCCCACGCGCTCACGACGCTACCGACCGGTGGATTCTCGCCGGAGGGTCGCAGCGTCGAGGCGTTCTCGCCGGCGATCCAGTGGGCGGTCGTCCCGTTCATGGTCGTCGCGGGGACCAACTTCGCGCTGTTCTGGTACGCGCTCGACGGCCGGGTCAGCAAGCTCACCGACAACGCGGAGTTCCGCTCGTACCTCGCCGTGATGGGTCTCGTCACCGCCGCAATCACCGCGCTCCTGTTCTCCGGGCTGGGTATCGCGTCGGCCTCCCCGAACGTCGGCACCATCCCGGGGAACCTGGAGAACTCGCTCCGACAGGCGACCTTTCAGGTCGCCGCCATCGTGACGACCACGGGGTACGCCAGTATGGACTTCAACAACTGGCACCCCGTCGCCCAGACGGTCCTCCTCTTTGCCTTCTTCCTGGGCGGGTCCGCCGGCTCGGCCGCGGGGTCGATCAAGATCGTCCGCTGGGTGCTCGTCCGGAAGGCGATGGCCCGCTCGTTGTTCACCTCGGTCCACCCGGAGGCGGTCAAGCCCGTCCGCGTCGGCGACGACGCCGTCGCGGAGGAGACGCTCCGGGACGTGTTCGTCTTCATCATGATCTTCCTCACGCTGTTCGTCGTCTCGACGGTCCTGCTGTACGTCGACAGCCTGTTCGTCGAACGGATGGACCTCACCGGACTCGAAGCGATGAGCGTCGCCATCGCGACGCTGGGCAACGTCGGACCGGGCTTCGGTGCGGTCGGACCGATGGGCAACTTCGAGCTGTTCTCCGACCCGGCGAAGCTGTACATGGTCTTCCTGATGTGGATCGGCCGCCTTGAGATCCTCTCGGTGCTCGTGATCCTGACGCCGGCGTACTGGCGGTCGTAG
- a CDS encoding universal stress protein, giving the protein MTESRDGERGVTSHALVPVADESDARATARALARQSPDRVTVAYVVEKGGGVPDKTPVEQSEAVADAAFEAFREEFPSADERVLYDSDVVGAIVRAADEVDASAIAFRPRGGNRLVQFLAGDKTLRLVTESDRPVVALPDPETDAEIEEVTPEDPTEPGDESE; this is encoded by the coding sequence ATGACCGAGTCCAGAGACGGCGAACGGGGCGTCACGTCGCACGCGCTCGTCCCCGTCGCCGACGAGTCGGACGCGCGGGCGACGGCCCGGGCTCTCGCGCGCCAGAGCCCCGACCGGGTGACCGTCGCGTACGTCGTCGAGAAGGGCGGCGGCGTGCCGGACAAGACCCCGGTCGAACAGAGCGAGGCCGTGGCGGACGCGGCGTTCGAGGCCTTCCGCGAGGAGTTCCCGTCGGCGGACGAGCGAGTGCTGTACGACTCCGACGTGGTAGGCGCGATCGTCCGGGCGGCCGACGAGGTCGACGCGTCGGCTATCGCCTTCCGTCCGCGGGGCGGGAACCGGCTGGTCCAGTTCCTGGCCGGCGACAAGACGCTCCGGCTCGTCACCGAGTCCGACCGACCGGTCGTGGCGCTCCCCGACCCCGAGACGGACGCCGAGATCGAGGAGGTCACGCCGGAGGACCCGACCGAGCCGGGGGACGAGTCGGAATGA
- a CDS encoding universal stress protein → MSDLLDRVVLPVASDDDAEATARALDGHEFGSVLALHVVEKAGGAPDKAGVEQREEAAEEAFAVLKAHFGDDVDLETEIRYDTDVADAVFAAADDYGATAIVITPRGGSRWVQLLTGDVALSLVTETDRPVVVLPDIERTAGDEGGGDGE, encoded by the coding sequence ATGAGCGACCTGCTCGACCGCGTCGTCCTCCCGGTCGCAAGCGACGACGACGCCGAAGCCACCGCCCGAGCGCTCGACGGGCACGAGTTCGGGTCGGTGCTGGCCCTCCACGTGGTCGAGAAGGCCGGCGGCGCCCCCGACAAGGCCGGCGTCGAGCAGCGCGAGGAGGCCGCCGAGGAGGCGTTCGCGGTCCTCAAAGCGCACTTCGGGGACGACGTCGACCTGGAGACCGAGATCCGCTACGACACCGACGTGGCCGACGCCGTCTTCGCGGCGGCCGACGACTACGGCGCCACCGCGATCGTCATCACGCCGCGGGGGGGCAGCCGGTGGGTCCAGCTGCTGACCGGCGACGTGGCGCTGTCGCTGGTGACCGAGACCGACCGACCGGTCGTCGTGCTGCCCGACATCGAGCGGACGGCCGGGGACGAAGGAGGGGGCGACGGTGAGTGA
- a CDS encoding amino acid permease, whose protein sequence is MSGEEELAKDLGLLSAMTIGIGTMIGAGIFVLPGVAAQQAGPVVVASFLVGGVVAMINAFSVSELGTAMPKAGGGYYYINRSLGPLFGSIAGMGDWMGLAFASAFYCIGFGQYLTTLAPVPGFLFLADIQVGALIAGVVFVGVNYVGAKETGGIQTVIVLTLLSILSVFAVFGWLSFDYAVLVGDGGLTPMGYGAILPGTAVVFVSFLGYAKIATVAEELKNPGRNLPIAVIGSVALVTVVYGILVTIMLGVVPWPDLSRDAPVAQVTRIAFPGGLTGISVTVVTLAALLATASSANASILASARINFAMGRDGIVTDWLNDIHPSFATPYRSIFVTGAVIIVFIAALGQQLEVLAKAASVLHLIVYALINVGLIVFREADVEEYDPDFTVPFYPVTPIVGAVASLALVTFMDPIEIGLSMAFVATAVVWYLVYARRHTVYEGALGEFVTEHSEEMPDIAVSAAETVAPDGGDYRVMVPLANPEHEQELITLASALAKAKGGTVVATHIVTVPDQTSLSSARDRADDIDATSEALLDRARANAETFGVPVETHTILSHRGFEEIFDAARTHDADQVVMGWGPDAHGSPGRAESAIDEMTGDPPCDFLVLRDRGLDTERVLVPTAGGPDSDLSAEIATVLRREFGSEVSLLYVADEGESAEGADFLAGWAGDHDLGDADLHVETGDVETAIEAAADDATLVILGASERGLLQRLVGGSVVMDVVDDVDCSVLLAEKKHERSLRERLFGNQ, encoded by the coding sequence ATGAGCGGCGAGGAGGAACTCGCGAAGGACCTGGGCCTGCTCTCGGCGATGACGATCGGGATCGGGACGATGATCGGCGCCGGGATCTTCGTCCTCCCGGGCGTCGCCGCCCAGCAGGCGGGTCCGGTCGTCGTCGCGTCCTTCCTCGTCGGCGGCGTCGTCGCGATGATAAACGCCTTCTCCGTGTCGGAACTCGGGACGGCGATGCCCAAGGCGGGCGGCGGCTACTACTACATCAACCGCTCGCTGGGCCCGCTGTTCGGTTCGATCGCCGGAATGGGCGACTGGATGGGCTTGGCCTTCGCCTCGGCCTTCTACTGTATCGGGTTCGGCCAGTACCTCACCACGCTGGCCCCGGTCCCCGGCTTCCTGTTTCTCGCGGACATCCAGGTCGGCGCGCTGATAGCCGGCGTCGTCTTCGTCGGTGTCAACTACGTCGGCGCCAAGGAGACCGGCGGTATCCAGACGGTGATCGTCCTCACCCTCCTGTCGATCCTGAGCGTCTTCGCCGTGTTCGGCTGGCTGTCCTTCGACTACGCCGTCCTCGTCGGCGACGGGGGTCTCACCCCGATGGGCTACGGCGCGATCCTCCCGGGGACCGCGGTCGTGTTCGTCTCCTTCCTCGGCTACGCCAAGATCGCGACCGTCGCGGAGGAACTGAAGAACCCCGGCAGGAATCTCCCGATCGCCGTCATCGGGAGCGTCGCGCTCGTGACCGTCGTCTACGGGATCCTCGTGACGATCATGCTGGGGGTCGTCCCGTGGCCCGACCTGAGCCGGGACGCCCCCGTCGCTCAGGTGACGAGGATCGCGTTCCCCGGCGGGTTGACCGGCATTTCGGTGACGGTCGTAACGCTCGCGGCGCTGCTGGCGACCGCGTCGTCGGCCAACGCGAGCATCCTCGCCTCGGCGCGGATCAACTTCGCGATGGGCCGGGACGGGATCGTCACCGACTGGCTCAACGACATCCACCCATCCTTCGCCACGCCCTACCGGTCGATTTTCGTCACGGGCGCGGTGATCATCGTGTTCATCGCCGCACTGGGCCAGCAGCTCGAAGTGCTCGCGAAGGCCGCGAGCGTCCTCCACCTCATCGTCTACGCGCTGATCAACGTCGGACTCATCGTGTTCCGCGAAGCCGACGTCGAGGAGTACGACCCCGACTTCACGGTGCCGTTCTACCCCGTGACGCCGATCGTCGGGGCCGTCGCGTCGCTGGCGCTCGTGACGTTCATGGACCCGATCGAGATCGGTCTCTCGATGGCGTTCGTCGCGACCGCCGTGGTCTGGTACCTCGTCTACGCCCGCCGGCACACGGTCTACGAGGGGGCGCTCGGCGAGTTCGTGACAGAACACTCCGAGGAGATGCCCGACATCGCGGTTTCGGCGGCGGAGACGGTCGCACCGGACGGCGGCGATTACCGCGTGATGGTCCCGCTCGCCAACCCCGAACACGAACAGGAACTCATCACGCTCGCGAGCGCGCTGGCCAAGGCCAAGGGCGGGACGGTCGTCGCAACGCACATCGTCACCGTCCCCGACCAGACATCGCTGTCGAGCGCCCGCGACCGCGCCGACGACATCGACGCTACCTCCGAAGCACTGCTCGACCGCGCCCGGGCGAACGCCGAGACCTTCGGCGTCCCCGTCGAGACCCACACCATCCTCTCCCACCGCGGCTTCGAGGAGATCTTCGACGCCGCGCGCACCCACGACGCCGACCAGGTCGTCATGGGCTGGGGACCGGACGCCCACGGCTCGCCCGGCCGCGCCGAGTCCGCTATCGACGAGATGACCGGCGACCCGCCCTGTGACTTCCTCGTCCTGCGCGACCGCGGCCTCGACACCGAGCGCGTGCTCGTCCCCACCGCCGGCGGCCCCGACTCCGATCTCTCCGCCGAGATCGCGACGGTTCTCCGCCGGGAGTTCGGCTCGGAAGTCAGCCTGCTGTACGTCGCCGACGAGGGCGAGAGCGCCGAAGGTGCGGACTTCCTCGCCGGCTGGGCCGGCGACCACGACCTCGGCGACGCCGACCTCCACGTCGAAACCGGCGACGTGGAGACCGCGATCGAAGCGGCGGCCGACGACGCCACGCTCGTGATCCTCGGCGCCAGCGAGCGGGGGCTACTCCAGCGGCTCGTCGGCGGGTCGGTCGTCATGGACGTCGTCGACGACGTGGACTGTTCGGTCCTCCTCGCCGAGAAGAAACACGAGCGGTCGCTGCGCGAACGGCTGTTCGGCAATCAGTAG
- a CDS encoding TrkH family potassium uptake protein, whose protein sequence is MSLVGELRVDWATSLSLVGTVLKALTAPLVGTALVALWYGEPLVPFLATAALTLGAGIALERLDRGDLGLREGFLMVALTWLAIAVVGAVPFLVAGEGSLASPVNALFESTSGITTTGATVVSDFDAHGRSVHLWRSLLQWMGGLGILVIAVAVLSQLSIGGAQLMETESQTQDVNKLTPSIEATARLLGWLYAGLTGLMVATWLAIGAVGLGPEVTLYDAVAHAFTAVSTAGFSPRAESLGAFSPAVQWATIPFMFLGATNFVLLYHLTQGNPSRLGESDEFRFYLAVVLGLTGLTAGFLVASGEFTRIERVIRHSLFQVVSILTTTGYATVDFNGWSPAAKHMLFLAMFSGGMAGSTTCSIKTLRWLVVVKSFRRDLFREIHPDAIRPVRLTGEVVDEDVVRDVYAYVLLSGIIFVLLTVFVVTDAARAGEQVGEFEAMGASAATFLNIGPAFGDAGPYGDYAWFPATTKVAFIVLMWVGRIEIIPVLVLLTPAFWRS, encoded by the coding sequence ATGAGCCTCGTCGGGGAACTCAGGGTCGACTGGGCCACCAGTCTGAGCCTCGTCGGCACCGTCCTGAAGGCGCTGACGGCGCCGCTGGTCGGGACCGCGCTCGTCGCGCTGTGGTACGGCGAGCCGCTCGTCCCCTTCCTGGCGACCGCGGCCCTGACGCTGGGGGCCGGGATCGCGCTCGAACGGCTCGACAGGGGCGACCTGGGCCTCCGCGAGGGGTTCCTGATGGTCGCACTGACGTGGCTGGCGATCGCCGTCGTCGGCGCCGTCCCGTTTCTGGTCGCGGGCGAGGGGAGCCTCGCGAGTCCCGTCAACGCGCTGTTCGAGTCGACCAGCGGCATCACGACGACGGGCGCGACCGTCGTCTCCGACTTCGACGCCCACGGCCGGTCGGTCCACCTCTGGCGGTCGCTGCTGCAGTGGATGGGCGGGCTCGGCATCCTCGTGATCGCGGTGGCCGTCCTCTCGCAGCTGTCGATCGGTGGCGCCCAGCTCATGGAGACCGAGTCCCAGACCCAGGACGTGAACAAGCTCACCCCGTCGATCGAGGCGACCGCCCGCCTGCTCGGGTGGCTCTACGCGGGGCTGACGGGGCTGATGGTCGCGACGTGGCTTGCCATCGGCGCCGTCGGTCTCGGGCCGGAGGTGACGCTCTACGACGCGGTTGCCCACGCCTTCACCGCGGTCTCGACGGCGGGCTTCTCGCCGCGTGCGGAGAGTCTGGGGGCGTTCTCGCCGGCGGTCCAGTGGGCGACGATCCCCTTCATGTTCCTCGGCGCGACGAACTTCGTGTTGCTGTACCATCTGACGCAGGGGAACCCGTCGCGGCTGGGCGAGAGCGACGAGTTCCGCTTCTACCTCGCGGTGGTCCTCGGCCTGACCGGGCTGACCGCGGGCTTCCTGGTCGCTTCGGGGGAGTTCACCCGGATCGAGCGGGTGATCCGACACTCACTCTTTCAGGTCGTGTCGATCCTGACGACGACGGGGTACGCGACGGTCGACTTCAACGGCTGGTCGCCGGCGGCCAAGCACATGCTCTTTCTCGCGATGTTCTCCGGCGGGATGGCCGGGAGCACGACGTGTTCGATCAAGACGCTGCGCTGGCTGGTCGTCGTCAAATCGTTCCGCCGAGACCTGTTCCGTGAGATCCACCCCGACGCGATCCGGCCGGTGCGGCTGACCGGCGAAGTCGTCGACGAGGATGTCGTCCGCGACGTGTACGCCTACGTCCTCCTGAGCGGCATCATCTTCGTGCTCCTGACCGTGTTCGTTGTCACCGACGCCGCGAGGGCCGGGGAGCAGGTCGGCGAGTTCGAGGCGATGGGGGCGTCGGCGGCGACGTTCCTCAACATCGGTCCGGCCTTCGGCGACGCCGGGCCCTACGGGGACTACGCCTGGTTCCCCGCGACGACGAAGGTCGCCTTCATCGTCCTGATGTGGGTCGGACGTATCGAGATCATTCCGGTGCTCGTGCTGCTGACGCCGGCTTTCTGGCGGTCGTGA